A genomic window from Arvicola amphibius chromosome 5, mArvAmp1.2, whole genome shotgun sequence includes:
- the Snph gene encoding syntaphilin isoform X1, whose amino-acid sequence MPGSGPSERMTWPGPALPTPPTTRPLSSAPGTPSIPPLTRTRSLMAMSLPGSRRASAGSRRRTSPPVSVRDAYGTSSLSSSSNSGSCKGSDSSPTPRRSMKYTLCSDNHGIKPPTPEQYLTPLQQKEVCIRHLRARLKDTQDRLQDRDTEIDDLKTQLSRMQEDWIEEECHRVEAQLALKEARKEIRQLKQVIDTVKNNLIDKDKGLQKYFVDINIQNKKLETLLHSMEVAQNGIAKEEGTGESAGGSPARSLTRSSTYTKLSDPAVCGDRQPGDPSSTSAEDGADSGFVAADDTLSRTDALEASSLLSSGVDCGLEEASLQSSFNLGPRFPASNTYEKLLCGMEAGVQASCMQERAIQTDFVQYQPDLDTILEKVGQTQVCGTVPKDRHSELDPHPSGPRDPNSAVVVTVGDEPEAPEPITCGPTTHRPAANSNPGLPVSVVCPVEEEEEVAATEKEPKSYWSRHYIVDLLAVVVPAVPTVAWLCRSQRRQGQPIYNISSLLRGCCTVALHSIRRISCRSLSQPSPGSAGGSQL is encoded by the exons ATGCCAGGCAGTGGCCCCAGTGAGAGGATGACATGGCCCGGCCCTGCCCTCCCTACGCCCCCCACAACCCGCCCTCTCTCCTCAGCCCCGGGAACACCGTCCATCCCACCGCTAACCAGGACCCGCAGTCTCATGGCCATGTCCCTGCCAGGAAGTAGACGCGCCTCTGCCGGATCTCGCAG GCGCACTTCTCCACCTGTGAGTGTGCGGGACGCCTACGGCACCTCttccctcagcagcagcagcaactctGGCTCCTGCAAGGGCAGTGACAGCAGCCCCACACCGAG GCGCTCCATGAAGTATACACTATGCAGCGACAACCATGGCATcaagccccccaccccagagcAGTACCTGACTCCATTGCAGCAGAAGGAAGTTTGCATCCGGCACCTAAGAGCCCGGCTCAAGGACACACAGGACCGGCTTCAGGACCG GGACACGGAGATCGATGATCTGAAGACTCAGCTGTCTCGCATGCAGGAGGACTGGATTGAGGAGGAGTGCCACCGTGTGGAAGCCCAGCTGGCTCTGAAAGAGGCCCGCAAGGAGATCAGGCAGCTCAAGCAGGTCATCGACACCGTCAAGAACAACCTGATTGACAAGGACAAGGGGCTACAGAAGTACTTTGTGGACATCAATATCCAGAACAAGAAGCTGGAGACGCTGCTGCACAGCATGGAAGTAGCCCAGAATGGAATAGCCAAGGAGGAAGGAACCGGGGAATCGGCTGGTGGGTCCCCAGCACGCTCCCTCACCCGCAGCTCCACCTACACCAAGCTGAGTGACCCAGCTGTCTGTGGTGACCGCCAGCCAGGGGATCCCTCCAGCACCTCTGCTGAGGATGGAGCTGACAGTGGATTTGTGGCTGCTGACGACACACTGAGTCGGACGGACGCCCTGGAGGCCAGCAGCCTGCTGTCATCAGGAGTGGACTGTGGCCTGGAGGAAGCCTCGCTGCAGAGCTCCTTCAACCTGGGCCCTCGCTTCCCTGCCAGCAACACCTATGAGAAGCTCCTGTGCGGCATGGAGGCCGGGGTGCAAGCCAGCTGCATGCAGGAGCGGGCCATCCAGACAGACTTCGTGCAGTACCAGCCTGACCTGGACACCATCCTGGAGAAAGTAGGCCAGACTCAGGTGTGTGGGACAGTCCCCAAGGACAGGCACTCAGAGCTGGATCCTCACCCCTCAGGGCCCAGAGACCCCAACTCAGCAGTGGTGGTAACAGTGGGTGACGAGCCTGAGGCCCCAGAGCCCATCACCTGTGGGCCAACTACACACCGGCCTGCAGCCAACTCCAACCCGGGACTACCAGTGAGTGTGGTGTGTCccgtggaagaggaggaggaggtagctGCCACTGAAAAGGAACCCAAGAGTTACTGGAGCCGCCACTACATTGTGGATCTGCTGGCTGTGGTAGTGCCGGCTGTGCCAACAGTGGCCTGGCTCTGCCGCTCCCAGCGGCGCCAGGGCCAGCCCATTTACAACATCAGCTCTTTGCTGCGGGGCTGCTGCACAGTGGCCTTGCACTCCATCCGTAGGATCAGCTGCCGCTCACTCAGCCAGCCAAGCCCTGGCTCAGCAGGCGGCTCCCAGCTCTGA
- the Snph gene encoding syntaphilin isoform X2, producing the protein MAMSLPGSRRASAGSRRRTSPPVSVRDAYGTSSLSSSSNSGSCKGSDSSPTPRRSMKYTLCSDNHGIKPPTPEQYLTPLQQKEVCIRHLRARLKDTQDRLQDRDTEIDDLKTQLSRMQEDWIEEECHRVEAQLALKEARKEIRQLKQVIDTVKNNLIDKDKGLQKYFVDINIQNKKLETLLHSMEVAQNGIAKEEGTGESAGGSPARSLTRSSTYTKLSDPAVCGDRQPGDPSSTSAEDGADSGFVAADDTLSRTDALEASSLLSSGVDCGLEEASLQSSFNLGPRFPASNTYEKLLCGMEAGVQASCMQERAIQTDFVQYQPDLDTILEKVGQTQVCGTVPKDRHSELDPHPSGPRDPNSAVVVTVGDEPEAPEPITCGPTTHRPAANSNPGLPVSVVCPVEEEEEVAATEKEPKSYWSRHYIVDLLAVVVPAVPTVAWLCRSQRRQGQPIYNISSLLRGCCTVALHSIRRISCRSLSQPSPGSAGGSQL; encoded by the exons ATGGCCATGTCCCTGCCAGGAAGTAGACGCGCCTCTGCCGGATCTCGCAG GCGCACTTCTCCACCTGTGAGTGTGCGGGACGCCTACGGCACCTCttccctcagcagcagcagcaactctGGCTCCTGCAAGGGCAGTGACAGCAGCCCCACACCGAG GCGCTCCATGAAGTATACACTATGCAGCGACAACCATGGCATcaagccccccaccccagagcAGTACCTGACTCCATTGCAGCAGAAGGAAGTTTGCATCCGGCACCTAAGAGCCCGGCTCAAGGACACACAGGACCGGCTTCAGGACCG GGACACGGAGATCGATGATCTGAAGACTCAGCTGTCTCGCATGCAGGAGGACTGGATTGAGGAGGAGTGCCACCGTGTGGAAGCCCAGCTGGCTCTGAAAGAGGCCCGCAAGGAGATCAGGCAGCTCAAGCAGGTCATCGACACCGTCAAGAACAACCTGATTGACAAGGACAAGGGGCTACAGAAGTACTTTGTGGACATCAATATCCAGAACAAGAAGCTGGAGACGCTGCTGCACAGCATGGAAGTAGCCCAGAATGGAATAGCCAAGGAGGAAGGAACCGGGGAATCGGCTGGTGGGTCCCCAGCACGCTCCCTCACCCGCAGCTCCACCTACACCAAGCTGAGTGACCCAGCTGTCTGTGGTGACCGCCAGCCAGGGGATCCCTCCAGCACCTCTGCTGAGGATGGAGCTGACAGTGGATTTGTGGCTGCTGACGACACACTGAGTCGGACGGACGCCCTGGAGGCCAGCAGCCTGCTGTCATCAGGAGTGGACTGTGGCCTGGAGGAAGCCTCGCTGCAGAGCTCCTTCAACCTGGGCCCTCGCTTCCCTGCCAGCAACACCTATGAGAAGCTCCTGTGCGGCATGGAGGCCGGGGTGCAAGCCAGCTGCATGCAGGAGCGGGCCATCCAGACAGACTTCGTGCAGTACCAGCCTGACCTGGACACCATCCTGGAGAAAGTAGGCCAGACTCAGGTGTGTGGGACAGTCCCCAAGGACAGGCACTCAGAGCTGGATCCTCACCCCTCAGGGCCCAGAGACCCCAACTCAGCAGTGGTGGTAACAGTGGGTGACGAGCCTGAGGCCCCAGAGCCCATCACCTGTGGGCCAACTACACACCGGCCTGCAGCCAACTCCAACCCGGGACTACCAGTGAGTGTGGTGTGTCccgtggaagaggaggaggaggtagctGCCACTGAAAAGGAACCCAAGAGTTACTGGAGCCGCCACTACATTGTGGATCTGCTGGCTGTGGTAGTGCCGGCTGTGCCAACAGTGGCCTGGCTCTGCCGCTCCCAGCGGCGCCAGGGCCAGCCCATTTACAACATCAGCTCTTTGCTGCGGGGCTGCTGCACAGTGGCCTTGCACTCCATCCGTAGGATCAGCTGCCGCTCACTCAGCCAGCCAAGCCCTGGCTCAGCAGGCGGCTCCCAGCTCTGA
- the Sdcbp2 gene encoding syntenin-2 isoform X1, whose protein sequence is MSVLYPSLEDLKVGQVIQAQARATPRMPTPSTSIASAPPLSELYPNLAELESYMGLSLSSQEVQKSLPQIPDDDNMMVTSPGPGQVVAPVSGNNLGVLRAEIKPGVREIHLCKDERGKTGLRLQTVDKGLFVQLVQANTPASLVGLRFGDQILQIDGCDCAGWSTHKAHKALKKASAEKIVMIVRDRPFQRTVTMHKDSSGQVGFFIKKGKIVSVVKGSSAARNGLLTNHYVCEVNGQNVIGLKDKKITEILATAGNVITLTLIPTVIYEHMVKKPRHFAMASPAAGAEWTAVLPLPKFTENTRHDKKAQTARHGTERGCEVGLNASGEKYMDLCCQI, encoded by the exons ATGTCTGTCCTGTACCCATCTCTGGAGGACCTGAAGGTGGGCCAAGTCATCCAG GCCCAAGCCAGAGCCACACCCAGGATGCCCACTCCGTCGACCTCCATAGCTTCTGCACCCCCGCTTTCAG AGTTGTACCCAAATTTGGCAGAACTGGAGAGTTACATGGGGCTGTCCCTCTCTAGCCAAGAAGTCCAGAAGAGCCTGCCTCAGATTCCAGATGATGACAAT ATGATGGTTACTAGCCCTGGGCCTGGCCAGGTGGTAGCACCAGTCTCTGGGAACAACCTGGGTGTGTTGCGTGCAGAGATCAAGCCTGGAGTGCGTGAAATCCATCTGTGCAAGGACGAGCGTGGCAAGACTGGACTGCGCCTGCAGACTGTTGACAAG GGGCTCTTTGTGCAGCTGGTTCAGGCCAACACCCCCGCATCCCTCGTGGGGTTGCGCTTTGGGGACCAGATCCTGCAGATTGATGGGTGTGACTGTGCGGGGTGGAGCACACACAAAGCTCACAAAGCCTTGAAGAAGGCATCGGCCGAGAAGATCGTCATGATTGTGCGGGACAG GCCATTCCAGAGGACTGTCACGATGCACAAGGACAGCTCAGGCCAAGTTGGCTTTTTCATCAAGAAGGGGAAGATTGTATCTGTGGTAAAGGGAAGCTCCGCAGCCCGTAATGGACTTCTCACCAACCACTATGTGTGTGAGGTGAATGGACAGAACGTCATTGGGTTGAAG GACAAAAAGATTACAGAGATCCTGGCCACAGCTGGAAACGTCATCACATTGACCCTTATTCCCACTGTGATCTATGAGCATATGGTCAAAAA ACCCAGGCACTTTGCAATGGCTTCtccagcagcaggagcagagtgGACCGCAGTTCTACCCCTGCCCAAGTTCACCGAAAACACGAGACACGACAAGAAGGCCCAGACAGCAAGACATGGAACAGAGAGGGGCtgtgaagttggactaaatgccaGTGGTGAAAAATATATGGATTTATGTTGTCAAATATAg
- the Sdcbp2 gene encoding syntenin-2 isoform X2: MSVLYPSLEDLKVGQVIQAQARATPRMPTPSTSIASAPPLSELYPNLAELESYMGLSLSSQEVQKSLPQIPDDDNMMVTSPGPGQVVAPVSGNNLGVLRAEIKPGVREIHLCKDERGKTGLRLQTVDKGLFVQLVQANTPASLVGLRFGDQILQIDGCDCAGWSTHKAHKALKKASAEKIVMIVRDRPFQRTVTMHKDSSGQVGFFIKKGKIVSVVKGSSAARNGLLTNHYVCEVNGQNVIGLKDKKITEILATAGNVITLTLIPTVIYEHMVKKLSPLLLQHTMDHSIPDI, translated from the exons ATGTCTGTCCTGTACCCATCTCTGGAGGACCTGAAGGTGGGCCAAGTCATCCAG GCCCAAGCCAGAGCCACACCCAGGATGCCCACTCCGTCGACCTCCATAGCTTCTGCACCCCCGCTTTCAG AGTTGTACCCAAATTTGGCAGAACTGGAGAGTTACATGGGGCTGTCCCTCTCTAGCCAAGAAGTCCAGAAGAGCCTGCCTCAGATTCCAGATGATGACAAT ATGATGGTTACTAGCCCTGGGCCTGGCCAGGTGGTAGCACCAGTCTCTGGGAACAACCTGGGTGTGTTGCGTGCAGAGATCAAGCCTGGAGTGCGTGAAATCCATCTGTGCAAGGACGAGCGTGGCAAGACTGGACTGCGCCTGCAGACTGTTGACAAG GGGCTCTTTGTGCAGCTGGTTCAGGCCAACACCCCCGCATCCCTCGTGGGGTTGCGCTTTGGGGACCAGATCCTGCAGATTGATGGGTGTGACTGTGCGGGGTGGAGCACACACAAAGCTCACAAAGCCTTGAAGAAGGCATCGGCCGAGAAGATCGTCATGATTGTGCGGGACAG GCCATTCCAGAGGACTGTCACGATGCACAAGGACAGCTCAGGCCAAGTTGGCTTTTTCATCAAGAAGGGGAAGATTGTATCTGTGGTAAAGGGAAGCTCCGCAGCCCGTAATGGACTTCTCACCAACCACTATGTGTGTGAGGTGAATGGACAGAACGTCATTGGGTTGAAG GACAAAAAGATTACAGAGATCCTGGCCACAGCTGGAAACGTCATCACATTGACCCTTATTCCCACTGTGATCTATGAGCATATGGTCAAAAA GTTGTCCCCGTTGCTGCTGCAGCATACCATGGACCACTCCATTCCAGACATTTGA